In one Chitinophaga sancti genomic region, the following are encoded:
- a CDS encoding TetR/AcrR family transcriptional regulator encodes MRGRPSIYDNNEALAKAQQVFWNKGYTATSLPDILQAIGIGAGSFYNAYKGGKKELFSKAIQQRREAFAAFKATLKQASAPLDLIKDFFRSIAAADQQTHMQGCIIVNTVVEMANLDEELEAEAVAILKEVEAMFTATIAAAQKDGHIKNQADPAILGRYLITLWNGINVTRRMYPDNTILAKQIEMQLQILN; translated from the coding sequence ATGAGAGGCAGACCAAGCATTTACGACAATAACGAAGCACTCGCTAAGGCGCAACAGGTATTCTGGAACAAAGGCTATACTGCCACTTCCCTACCGGATATACTACAGGCCATCGGCATTGGTGCCGGGAGTTTTTACAATGCCTATAAAGGAGGGAAAAAAGAACTTTTCAGCAAGGCTATTCAGCAGCGCAGAGAAGCGTTTGCCGCATTTAAAGCAACTTTGAAACAAGCTTCTGCTCCTTTAGATCTGATCAAAGATTTCTTCCGCAGTATTGCCGCTGCCGATCAGCAAACCCATATGCAGGGCTGCATCATCGTCAATACAGTGGTGGAAATGGCGAACCTGGATGAAGAACTGGAAGCCGAAGCCGTGGCTATTCTTAAAGAAGTAGAAGCCATGTTCACCGCCACCATCGCAGCTGCACAAAAGGACGGCCACATCAAAAACCAGGCTGATCCCGCCATCCTTGGCCGCTATCTCATCACGCTCTGGAATGGTATCAATGTGACACGACGCATGTATCCTGACAATACCATTCTAGCGAAACAAATAGAGATGCAACTTCAAATACTCAATTAA